A window of the Leptospira bourretii genome harbors these coding sequences:
- a CDS encoding potassium-transporting ATPase subunit C yields MKKNEISSQWEIVIRFLFISLFAFGFLYPLTITGITKLFFLEKANGSLIRLDGKVVGSELLSQKLNSNSMFRYRPSAADYGKIPSGASNLSPSSLELQTMINERKLELDRLGIRHTVCSELLYSSGSGLDPHISVGCAREQAEFLHRVSKVPLDVINELIQQNIEYPIWGMMGRDRVNVTKLNLSWKQMTHE; encoded by the coding sequence ATGAAGAAGAACGAAATCTCGAGCCAATGGGAAATTGTGATTCGGTTTTTGTTTATATCCTTGTTTGCGTTTGGGTTCCTTTATCCACTTACTATAACTGGTATAACAAAATTGTTTTTTTTAGAGAAAGCAAACGGAAGTTTGATTCGGTTAGATGGAAAAGTGGTTGGTTCAGAGCTTCTATCTCAAAAGTTAAATTCAAATTCTATGTTTCGGTATCGGCCAAGTGCTGCAGATTATGGAAAGATACCGAGTGGAGCTTCTAATTTGAGTCCTTCTAGTTTGGAATTACAAACGATGATAAACGAAAGAAAACTTGAATTGGATCGTTTGGGAATTCGCCATACAGTTTGTTCCGAACTATTGTATAGTTCGGGTTCTGGACTAGATCCACATATTTCCGTCGGTTGTGCCCGTGAACAGGCTGAATTTCTTCACCGGGTTTCTAAGGTTCCTCTTGATGTTATAAATGAGTTGATCCAACAAAACATCGAATATCCAATATGGGGAATGATGGGTCGAGACCGTGTAAATGTCACAAAACTAAATCTATCTTGGAAACAAATGACCCATGAATGA
- a CDS encoding sensor histidine kinase yields the protein MNEGKRPEDFLSLANQEETKKTGILKVYFGMSPGVGKTYTMLTEAHHLKDDGEDVKIGIVETHGRDDTKALVEGLDCVPLKKIEYRGKVWEEMDVETILKEKPSYVLVDELAHTNIPGSINKKRYQDVFLLLDAGINVLSTVNVQHLESQVDSIEKIIQSPVKETIPDSILERADELVLIDIIPDELLKRLSEGKVYIPEKIISAKENFFKKENLTYLRELSLSYTAKYVEKRMPQGRERILVAISASPNSKTLLRYAKRLALERNSELYAFFSENEEDKSVEAANFIRSHIRFAKELGAEVVHSFESDPVVGIVTVAREKRINRLLIGGSKKSFFGELFQKNISSKIIKHLRDVEIIIVPYLDDQTFHFDFYKKLIPSSGIRQYISVFALTSLVTLCNQFLISYIGYWTISILYLFYVAVLGMFFSRGPVLLAAILSASFWNFLFIPPLYTFYISKLEDALMFVIFMLIALINGGLTARLKKNELKLRSREEKLSFLYELTQNLSKTSTASEIIKTGDLFFKRIFPFPVKLHFYQGGEFSPVIEDTKDLAVATWTIKNGKPAGKYTETLSLANATFYPLVSPGGITGVINVISYEEPSLEKEILLNTVANQVALALDRDILSEDSRKNFLIKESEKLYNLIFNSLSHELKTPLTSIQGSASALLDPDIDADINARKNLIEEIQESSLVLNLLLGNLLDISRIESGYLTLKREKVYPSEIIHDSISYLGKNKINHTIKIQLNELDSPIELDRVLFSHAIFNLLYNACMYTPKGSTVWISLAKTESSIQWIIEDNGNGLPLDSSRIFQKFYRGESSGKIGTGLGLAITKSIVELHGGNIEAANRSEGGARFLIDIPIS from the coding sequence ATGAATGAAGGAAAACGCCCGGAAGATTTTCTTTCGTTAGCGAATCAAGAAGAAACAAAGAAAACAGGCATTCTAAAAGTATATTTTGGAATGTCACCTGGTGTTGGTAAAACCTACACGATGTTAACCGAAGCTCATCATTTAAAAGATGATGGGGAAGATGTAAAAATCGGTATCGTTGAAACTCATGGAAGAGATGATACGAAGGCTCTGGTCGAGGGTCTTGACTGCGTTCCTCTTAAAAAAATTGAATATAGGGGAAAGGTATGGGAAGAGATGGATGTCGAAACTATCTTAAAAGAAAAACCAAGTTATGTATTGGTTGATGAACTTGCTCATACCAATATCCCTGGTTCGATTAATAAAAAAAGGTATCAGGATGTTTTTTTACTCTTAGATGCAGGAATAAATGTTTTGTCCACTGTCAATGTACAACATTTGGAAAGTCAAGTGGACTCTATCGAAAAAATCATTCAAAGCCCAGTCAAAGAGACGATTCCCGATAGTATTCTTGAAAGAGCAGACGAACTGGTATTAATTGATATTATCCCAGATGAGTTGCTAAAGAGATTGTCTGAAGGAAAAGTTTACATTCCTGAAAAAATAATTTCTGCCAAAGAGAATTTTTTTAAAAAAGAGAATTTAACTTATCTGAGAGAATTGTCGTTGTCGTATACGGCAAAGTATGTAGAGAAACGAATGCCACAAGGTAGAGAACGGATTTTAGTTGCTATCTCTGCGAGTCCAAATTCTAAAACCTTACTTCGATATGCAAAAAGATTGGCATTAGAGAGAAATTCAGAGTTGTATGCTTTTTTTTCGGAAAACGAAGAGGACAAAAGTGTAGAAGCAGCAAATTTCATTCGTTCTCATATTCGATTTGCAAAAGAACTCGGCGCAGAAGTTGTACATTCCTTTGAATCTGATCCAGTGGTGGGAATTGTAACAGTTGCAAGAGAAAAAAGAATCAATCGTTTGCTAATCGGAGGGTCTAAAAAAAGTTTTTTCGGAGAATTATTTCAAAAAAATATTTCATCTAAAATCATCAAACACCTTCGGGATGTAGAAATCATTATTGTCCCTTATTTGGATGATCAAACATTTCATTTTGATTTTTATAAAAAATTAATCCCTTCTTCGGGGATTCGACAATATATCTCTGTGTTTGCATTAACATCACTTGTTACCTTGTGCAACCAATTTTTAATTTCCTATATTGGATACTGGACAATTTCAATCCTGTATTTGTTTTATGTGGCAGTCCTTGGAATGTTTTTTAGTCGTGGGCCTGTATTACTTGCAGCGATTCTATCTGCTTCATTTTGGAATTTTTTGTTCATTCCACCTCTTTATACTTTTTACATTTCGAAGTTAGAAGATGCCTTGATGTTTGTTATTTTTATGTTGATTGCGCTTATTAATGGAGGTTTAACGGCGAGGCTTAAAAAAAATGAATTAAAACTCAGGTCAAGAGAAGAAAAACTATCATTTCTTTATGAGCTCACTCAAAATTTATCTAAAACCTCAACCGCATCGGAAATTATAAAAACAGGTGATTTGTTTTTTAAGCGAATTTTTCCTTTTCCCGTAAAACTGCATTTTTACCAAGGTGGTGAGTTTTCTCCCGTTATTGAGGATACGAAAGATTTAGCCGTTGCGACATGGACGATCAAAAATGGAAAACCTGCAGGAAAATATACCGAAACATTATCTCTTGCCAACGCTACATTTTATCCTCTAGTTTCCCCTGGTGGCATCACTGGTGTTATTAACGTTATTTCATATGAAGAACCAAGTTTGGAAAAAGAAATACTTCTGAATACTGTAGCGAACCAAGTCGCATTGGCTCTGGATCGTGATATTCTTTCAGAAGATTCTAGAAAAAATTTTTTAATAAAAGAATCAGAAAAATTATACAATCTGATTTTTAATTCATTATCACATGAATTAAAAACTCCGCTGACATCCATTCAGGGTTCGGCATCCGCCCTCCTTGATCCAGATATTGATGCAGATATAAATGCTAGAAAAAATCTAATTGAAGAGATCCAAGAAAGTTCATTGGTCTTGAATTTGTTATTGGGAAATCTTTTGGATATTAGTCGCATTGAATCCGGATATTTGACTTTGAAAAGAGAAAAGGTGTATCCATCTGAAATTATACACGATTCGATTTCGTATTTGGGGAAAAACAAAATAAATCATACGATAAAGATTCAATTAAATGAGTTGGATTCACCCATTGAGCTAGACAGAGTGCTTTTTTCTCATGCTATTTTTAATTTACTCTATAACGCTTGCATGTATACTCCAAAAGGTTCAACTGTTTGGATATCACTCGCAAAAACCGAAAGCTCAATTCAGTGGATAATAGAAGATAACGGCAATGGCCTTCCACTTGATTCTTCAAGGATTTTTCAGAAGTTTTACAGAGGGGAATCATCTGGCAAAATTGGAACTGGACTGGGTCTTGCTATAACCAAGTCGATTGTTGAGTTGCATGGTGGAAACATTGAAGCTGCGAACCGGAGTGAAGGAGGTGCAAGGTTTCTCATTGACATACCTATTTCTTAG
- a CDS encoding response regulator, whose protein sequence is MAKDLILLVDDDGAIRKMLRIALEAKGYKTVEAVSKKEATESIALHSPKLVLLDLQLPDGSGLEVIRDVRTFSEVPFIVLSVMSSEEDKIALLDSGADDYITKPFSMGELLARIRTALRRLPIEETPTNWEKEGLVVDFVNYQVIKNQTQVRLTPTEFQILTFLIKNAGKVITHDVLIKKIWGDQALNEMNSLRVHITQLRKKIEDSPSDPRFLITEPGVGYRWVNQ, encoded by the coding sequence ATGGCAAAGGATTTGATACTTTTAGTCGATGATGACGGTGCAATCAGAAAAATGTTACGGATTGCCCTGGAGGCAAAAGGGTATAAGACAGTTGAGGCAGTGTCCAAAAAAGAAGCCACAGAATCCATCGCTCTTCATTCTCCAAAATTAGTTTTACTTGATTTACAACTCCCTGATGGTTCTGGTCTTGAGGTCATAAGGGATGTTCGTACATTTTCAGAAGTTCCTTTTATCGTTTTGTCTGTGATGAGTTCTGAGGAAGATAAGATCGCCTTACTTGATTCAGGCGCAGATGATTATATTACAAAACCATTTAGTATGGGAGAACTTCTCGCAAGGATTCGAACTGCTTTGCGTAGGTTACCCATCGAAGAAACACCGACCAATTGGGAAAAAGAAGGTTTGGTTGTTGATTTTGTAAACTATCAAGTCATTAAAAATCAGACTCAGGTTCGGTTGACTCCAACGGAATTTCAGATCCTTACCTTTTTAATTAAAAATGCAGGGAAAGTTATTACTCATGACGTTCTGATTAAAAAGATTTGGGGAGACCAAGCGCTAAATGAAATGAATTCATTAAGAGTACATATTACCCAACTTCGTAAAAAAATTGAAGATTCTCCTAGTGACCCCAGGTTTTTAATTACCGAGCCTGGCGTGGGATATCGCTGGGTAAATCAATAG
- a CDS encoding porin has translation MLDQLNFFPNFFWRNSKVFRTFLSLTICVLTVFSQIHAEELILSDKKEKIESVPKTIYLPNSVQLGGFIDSYYLYNRNLPKDTERNFTTQGVRNNEFNINLAYLEAKVEENKYRGRLAFHWGTSVNANYAGELSTEKYSNQMSVRNIQEAYTGFKIGKDTWVDLGIFFGNIGYESWISQNNTNYTRAYALDYVPYYSSGVRLSHQFTDKLSGQIQILNGWQNITDNNKDKSFGSQLKYIFNQHFTLTLNQFVGNEAPNFERKQMRYYNNSIFEWTVTDRFKLVGQFDIGAQKAKQSYIYEPWLATYDPSLGEYRETTSNAYRQWYHGTIWASFLLTPEYRLSFRVERFYDPLQVMVNTGTRNGFMSNGYTTTFDILSYDPGLLRFEYVYRRSADSVFAYRDTSTSKKEDFFVVAFSIKF, from the coding sequence ATGTTAGATCAATTAAATTTTTTTCCCAACTTCTTTTGGAGAAATTCCAAAGTTTTTAGAACCTTTCTTTCATTAACGATTTGTGTATTGACTGTTTTTTCTCAGATCCACGCAGAGGAATTGATTTTAAGCGATAAAAAGGAGAAAATAGAATCTGTTCCTAAAACAATTTATTTACCTAATTCTGTGCAGTTAGGTGGTTTTATAGACTCCTATTATTTGTATAATAGAAACCTTCCAAAAGATACCGAAAGAAATTTTACCACCCAAGGAGTTCGAAACAACGAATTTAATATCAATCTAGCTTATTTGGAAGCAAAAGTAGAAGAAAATAAATACAGAGGAAGACTAGCTTTTCATTGGGGAACATCGGTGAACGCAAATTATGCGGGAGAACTATCTACCGAAAAGTATTCTAATCAAATGTCTGTTAGGAATATACAAGAGGCATATACTGGATTCAAAATTGGAAAAGATACTTGGGTCGACTTAGGTATTTTTTTTGGAAATATTGGTTATGAATCTTGGATCTCCCAAAATAATACAAACTATACACGGGCCTATGCCTTAGATTACGTTCCATATTATTCATCGGGAGTTCGATTGTCACATCAATTCACAGACAAATTAAGTGGGCAGATACAAATCTTAAATGGCTGGCAAAACATTACTGATAATAATAAAGATAAATCATTTGGAAGTCAGTTGAAGTATATTTTTAATCAGCATTTTACTCTAACACTAAATCAATTTGTCGGTAATGAAGCACCTAACTTCGAAAGAAAACAAATGAGATACTACAACAATAGTATTTTTGAATGGACTGTAACCGATCGATTTAAATTGGTAGGCCAGTTTGATATTGGCGCCCAGAAAGCGAAACAAAGTTACATATATGAACCGTGGTTGGCTACTTATGATCCAAGTTTAGGTGAGTATCGTGAAACAACATCAAACGCGTATCGTCAATGGTATCATGGTACCATCTGGGCAAGTTTTTTATTAACACCAGAATATCGATTGAGTTTCCGGGTGGAACGTTTTTACGATCCACTCCAAGTGATGGTGAATACTGGAACTCGGAATGGATTTATGTCTAACGGGTATACAACGACTTTTGATATCCTTTCATATGATCCAGGTTTACTTCGATTTGAATATGTATATCGAAGGTCTGCTGATTCTGTATTTGCCTATCGCGATACATCCACTTCCAAAAAAGAGGATTTTTTCGTCGTAGCATTTTCCATCAAATTTTAA